A genomic stretch from Streptococcus oralis includes:
- a CDS encoding thymidine kinase — translation MAQLYYRYGTMNSGKTIEILKVAYNYEEQGKGVVIMTSALDTRDGVGYVSSRIGMKRPAIAIEETTDIFGYIRDLPEKPYCVLVDEAQFLKRHHVYDLARVVDELDIPVMAFGLKNDFRNELFEGSKHLLLLADKIEEIKTICQYCKKKATMVLRTQDGVPVYDGEQIQIGGNETYISVCRKHYFAPEINKENEEK, via the coding sequence ATGGCACAGTTGTATTATCGTTATGGGACCATGAACTCTGGTAAGACGATTGAGATTCTCAAGGTGGCCTATAACTACGAGGAGCAAGGAAAGGGAGTTGTGATTATGACTTCGGCTCTGGATACACGTGACGGTGTTGGCTATGTATCTAGTCGAATCGGTATGAAACGCCCAGCCATTGCGATTGAGGAAACGACGGATATCTTTGGTTATATCCGAGACTTACCTGAGAAACCATACTGTGTGCTAGTCGATGAGGCTCAGTTTCTCAAGCGTCACCATGTTTATGACCTAGCTCGTGTTGTTGATGAGTTAGACATACCTGTCATGGCTTTTGGTTTAAAAAATGACTTTCGCAATGAACTATTCGAAGGTTCCAAACACCTTTTGCTCTTAGCAGACAAGATTGAAGAAATAAAGACTATCTGTCAGTACTGTAAGAAAAAGGCGACTATGGTATTGCGTACGCAGGATGGTGTGCCAGTCTATGATGGCGAACAGATCCAGATCGGTGGCAATGAAACCTATATCTCAGTTTGCCGTAAACATTATTTTGCGCCTGAAATCAATAAGGAGAATGAAGAAAAATGA
- the mnmE gene encoding tRNA uridine-5-carboxymethylaminomethyl(34) synthesis GTPase MnmE, translated as MITREFDTIAAISTPLGEGAIGIVRLSGTDSFAIAQKIFKGKDLSKVASHTLNYGHIIDPQTGKVMDEVMVGAMKSPKTFTREDIIEINTHGGIAVTNEILQLAIREGARLAEPGEFTKRAFLNGRVDLTQAEAVMDIIRAKTDKAMNIAVKQLDGSLSELINNTRQEILNTLAQVEVNIDYPEYDDVEEATTAVVREKTMEFEQLLTNLLRTARRGKILREGILTAIIGRPNVGKSSLLNNLLREDKAIVTDIAGTTRDVIEEYVNINGVPLKLIDTAGIRETDDIVEQIGVERSRKALKEADLVLLVLNASEPLTAQDRQLLEISQDTNRIILLNKTDLPEAIETSELPEDVIRISVLKNQNIDKIEERINNLFFENAGLVEQDATYLSNARHISLIEKAVESLQAVNEGLELGMPVDLLQVDLTRTWEILGEITGDAAPDELITQLFSQFCLGK; from the coding sequence ATGATTACACGTGAATTTGACACCATAGCCGCTATCTCCACACCTCTCGGAGAAGGGGCAATCGGGATTGTCCGCCTGAGTGGAACTGACAGTTTTGCTATTGCGCAAAAGATTTTCAAAGGAAAAGACTTGAGCAAGGTTGCAAGCCATACCCTCAACTACGGTCACATTATTGACCCGCAGACAGGGAAGGTCATGGACGAAGTTATGGTTGGAGCTATGAAGTCTCCAAAGACCTTCACTCGTGAGGATATTATCGAGATTAACACTCACGGTGGGATTGCGGTAACCAATGAAATTCTCCAACTAGCTATCCGTGAAGGAGCTCGATTGGCTGAACCGGGTGAATTTACCAAGCGTGCCTTTCTAAACGGTCGTGTGGACTTAACACAGGCTGAGGCGGTGATGGACATCATCCGTGCCAAGACAGACAAGGCTATGAATATCGCAGTCAAACAACTAGACGGTTCCCTATCTGAGCTCATTAACAATACTCGCCAAGAAATCCTCAATACGCTTGCCCAAGTAGAGGTCAATATCGACTATCCTGAGTATGATGATGTTGAGGAAGCTACTACTGCTGTTGTCCGCGAGAAGACTATGGAGTTTGAACAATTGCTAACCAATCTCCTTAGAACAGCTCGTCGTGGTAAAATCCTTCGTGAGGGAATTTTAACTGCTATCATCGGACGTCCCAACGTTGGAAAATCCAGCCTCCTCAACAACCTCTTGCGTGAGGACAAGGCCATCGTTACAGATATTGCTGGTACTACCCGAGATGTTATCGAAGAATACGTCAACATTAACGGGGTTCCTCTCAAATTGATTGATACAGCCGGTATACGGGAAACAGATGATATCGTGGAACAAATCGGTGTCGAACGTTCTAGAAAAGCCCTCAAGGAAGCTGACTTGGTTCTACTAGTGCTAAATGCTAGCGAACCTCTGACCGCCCAAGACCGCCAACTCTTAGAAATCAGCCAAGATACTAATCGCATTATTCTGCTTAACAAAACTGATCTGCCTGAAGCGATTGAAACTTCGGAACTACCTGAAGATGTCATCCGTATTTCAGTCCTTAAAAACCAAAACATCGATAAAATTGAAGAGCGCATCAACAATCTCTTCTTTGAAAATGCTGGTCTAGTCGAGCAAGATGCCACTTACTTGTCTAACGCTCGTCATATTTCCTTGATTGAAAAGGCCGTTGAAAGCTTACAAGCTGTTAACGAAGGTCTTGAACTGGGGATGCCAGTTGATTTGTTGCAAGTTGACTTGACCCGTACTTGGGAAATTCTCGGAGAAATCACTGGGGATGCTGCTCCTGATGAACTCATTACACAACTCTTTAGCCAATTCTGTTTAGGAAAATAA
- a CDS encoding QueT transporter family protein encodes MKKLTVRDMADIAIVAAIYVVLTITPPLNAISYGAYQFRISEMMNFLAFYNPKYIIGVTIGCMIANFFSFGLIDVFVGGGSTLVFLSLGVWLFSKYKKDYLFNGLIRKDHFFFSILFSISMITIAAELYIVAEAPFFFTWFSTGIGEFASLIVGAILIGKLGRRIDLTR; translated from the coding sequence ATGAAAAAATTAACTGTTCGTGACATGGCAGATATTGCTATCGTTGCTGCTATCTATGTGGTTTTGACCATCACCCCACCCCTTAATGCCATTAGCTACGGTGCCTACCAGTTCCGTATTTCTGAGATGATGAATTTCTTGGCCTTTTACAATCCCAAATATATCATCGGTGTGACGATTGGTTGTATGATTGCTAATTTCTTTAGCTTTGGTCTAATAGATGTCTTTGTCGGTGGGGGCTCTACCCTAGTTTTCCTAAGTCTAGGTGTATGGCTCTTTAGCAAGTACAAGAAAGACTATCTGTTCAATGGTTTGATTCGAAAAGATCATTTCTTCTTTTCAATCCTCTTCTCAATTTCAATGATTACCATTGCAGCAGAACTCTATATTGTTGCAGAAGCTCCATTCTTCTTTACATGGTTCTCTACGGGGATTGGTGAGTTTGCATCACTCATCGTAGGTGCTATTTTAATCGGAAAATTAGGACGCCGAATTGATCTAACAAGATAA
- the prfA gene encoding peptide chain release factor 1 produces the protein MNIYDQLQAVEDRYEELGELLSDPDVVSDTKRFMELSKEEASTRDTVTAYREYKQVLQNIVDAEEMIKESGGDADLEEMAKQELKDAKAEKEEYEEKLKILLLPKDPNDDKNIILEIRGAAGGDEAALFAGDLLTMYQKYAEAQGWRFEVMEASMNGVGGFKEVVAMVSGQSVYSKLKYESGAHRVQRVPVTESQGRVHTSTATVLVMPEVEEVEYDIDPKDLRVDIYHASGAGGQNVNKVATAVRIVHLPTNIKVEMQEERTQQKNREKAMKIIRARVADHFAQIAQDEQDAERKSTIGTGDRSERIRTYNFPQNRVTDHRIGLTLQKLDTILSGKLDEVVDALVLYDQTQKLEELNK, from the coding sequence ATGAACATCTATGATCAACTACAAGCTGTAGAAGACCGTTATGAAGAATTAGGAGAATTGCTGAGTGACCCTGATGTAGTATCAGACACCAAGCGTTTCATGGAGCTTTCAAAAGAAGAGGCTTCTACTCGTGATACGGTAACAGCCTACCGTGAGTACAAACAAGTCCTTCAAAATATCGTTGATGCCGAAGAAATGATTAAGGAATCTGGCGGAGATGCGGACTTGGAAGAAATGGCCAAGCAAGAGCTCAAAGATGCCAAGGCTGAAAAAGAAGAATACGAAGAAAAATTGAAAATCTTGCTTCTTCCTAAAGATCCAAACGATGACAAGAACATCATCCTTGAAATCCGTGGAGCAGCTGGTGGTGACGAAGCCGCTCTCTTTGCTGGGGATTTGCTAACCATGTACCAAAAGTATGCTGAAGCTCAAGGCTGGCGTTTCGAAGTCATGGAGGCTTCTATGAACGGTGTGGGTGGTTTCAAGGAGGTGGTTGCCATGGTTTCGGGTCAATCTGTATACTCTAAACTCAAGTACGAATCAGGTGCCCACCGTGTTCAACGTGTCCCTGTGACAGAAAGCCAAGGCCGTGTTCATACCTCAACTGCCACAGTCCTTGTCATGCCTGAAGTGGAAGAAGTAGAATACGATATTGATCCAAAAGACCTTCGTGTTGACATTTACCACGCATCTGGTGCTGGTGGACAGAACGTCAATAAGGTTGCAACTGCCGTGCGTATCGTTCACTTGCCAACCAATATCAAGGTTGAAATGCAGGAAGAACGTACCCAGCAGAAGAACCGTGAGAAAGCCATGAAAATCATCCGTGCGCGTGTTGCTGACCATTTTGCTCAGATTGCTCAAGATGAACAAGACGCTGAGCGTAAGTCTACTATCGGTACTGGGGATCGTTCAGAGCGCATCCGTACTTACAATTTCCCACAAAACCGTGTCACAGACCACCGTATCGGCTTGACCCTCCAAAAACTAGATACCATTTTGTCTGGTAAATTGGATGAAGTTGTGGATGCCTTGGTTCTTTATGACCAAACACAAAAATTAGAAGAATTAAACAAATAA
- a CDS encoding aspartate-semialdehyde dehydrogenase codes for MGYTVAVVGATGAVGAQMIKMLEESTLPIDKIRLLASARSAGKTLKFKDQDITIEETTETAFEGVDIALFSAGGSTSAKYAPYAVQAGAVVVDNTSYFRQNPDVPLVVPEVNAHALDAHNGIIACPNCSTIQMMVALEPVRQKWGLDRIIVSTYQAVSGAGMGAILETQRELREVLNDGVNPRDLHAEILPSGGDKKHYPIAFNALPQIDVFTDNDYTYEEMKMTKETKKIMEDDSIAVSATCVRIPVLSAHSESVYIETKEVAPIEEVKASIAAFPGAVLEDDVAHQIYPQAINAVGSRDTFVGRIRKDLDSEKGIHMWVVSDNLLKGAAWNSVQIAETLHERGLVRQTAELKFELK; via the coding sequence ATGGGATATACAGTTGCTGTAGTCGGCGCGACAGGTGCTGTCGGAGCTCAGATGATAAAAATGTTGGAAGAATCAACACTTCCAATTGATAAAATCCGTTTACTTGCTTCTGCACGTTCAGCAGGCAAAACTTTGAAATTTAAAGACCAAGATATTACGATTGAAGAAACGACTGAGACAGCTTTTGAGGGTGTTGATATTGCTCTCTTTTCAGCAGGTGGTTCGACATCAGCTAAGTATGCACCATACGCAGTTCAAGCTGGAGCGGTAGTAGTGGATAACACATCTTACTTCCGCCAAAATCCAGATGTACCTTTGGTTGTTCCAGAGGTCAATGCTCATGCACTTGATGCCCACAACGGGATTATTGCCTGTCCTAACTGTTCGACAATCCAAATGATGGTGGCGCTTGAGCCTGTTCGTCAAAAATGGGGCTTGGATCGTATCATCGTTTCAACTTACCAAGCAGTTTCAGGTGCTGGTATGGGTGCTATTCTTGAAACCCAACGTGAACTTCGTGAAGTTTTAAATGATGGTGTGAATCCACGTGATTTGCATGCGGAAATCTTGCCTTCAGGTGGTGACAAGAAACACTATCCTATCGCCTTTAATGCTCTTCCACAAATCGATGTCTTCACTGACAATGATTACACATACGAAGAGATGAAGATGACCAAGGAAACGAAGAAAATCATGGAAGATGATAGCATTGCAGTATCTGCAACCTGTGTACGTATTCCAGTCTTGTCAGCTCACTCTGAGTCTGTTTACATCGAAACAAAAGAAGTGGCACCAATCGAAGAAGTCAAAGCATCCATCGCAGCCTTTCCAGGTGCTGTTCTTGAGGATGACGTAGCGCATCAAATCTATCCTCAAGCTATCAACGCTGTTGGCTCGCGTGATACCTTCGTAGGTCGTATCCGTAAAGACTTGGATTCAGAAAAAGGAATCCACATGTGGGTTGTTTCAGATAACCTCCTCAAAGGTGCTGCTTGGAACTCAGTTCAAATCGCTGAAACGCTTCACGAACGTGGATTGGTTCGCCAAACAGCTGAGTTGAAATTTGAATTAAAATAG
- a CDS encoding 4-oxalocrotonate tautomerase, whose translation MPFVRIDLFEGRTLEQKKALAKEVTEAVVRNTGAPQSAVHVIINDMPEGTYFPQGEMRTK comes from the coding sequence ATGCCATTTGTACGCATCGATTTATTTGAAGGACGCACGCTCGAGCAAAAAAAAGCTCTTGCTAAGGAAGTAACGGAAGCTGTTGTCCGTAACACTGGAGCCCCTCAATCAGCCGTTCATGTCATCATCAACGACATGCCAGAAGGAACCTACTTCCCTCAAGGGGAAATGCGCACCAAATAA
- the dapA gene encoding 4-hydroxy-tetrahydrodipicolinate synthase, translating into MSYQDLKECKIITAFITPFHEDGSINFDAIPALIEHLLAHHTDGILLAGTTAESPTLTHDEELELFAAVQKVVNGRVPLIAGVGTNDTRDSIEFVKEVAEFGGFAAGLAIVPYYNKPSQEGMYQHFKAIADASDLPIIIYNIPGRVVVELTPETMLRLADHPNIIGVKECTSLANMAYLIEHKPEEFLIYTGEDGDAFHAMNLGADGVISVASHTNGDEMHEMFTAIAESDMKKAAAIQRKFIPKVNALFSYPSPAPVKAVLNYMGFDAGPTRLPLVPAPEEDAKRIIKVVIDGDYEATKATVTGVLRPDY; encoded by the coding sequence ATGTCTTATCAAGATTTAAAAGAGTGTAAAATCATCACAGCCTTTATTACCCCTTTCCATGAGGATGGTTCCATTAACTTTGATGCCATTCCAGCCTTGATTGAGCATTTATTGGCCCATCATACAGACGGAATTCTTCTTGCAGGGACGACTGCTGAGAGTCCAACCTTGACTCACGATGAAGAGTTGGAACTCTTTGCGGCTGTGCAAAAGGTTGTCAATGGACGCGTTCCTTTGATTGCGGGTGTAGGTACCAATGATACACGTGACTCGATCGAGTTTGTCAAAGAAGTCGCAGAATTTGGCGGCTTCGCTGCTGGTCTTGCTATCGTACCCTATTACAATAAACCTTCTCAAGAAGGCATGTATCAGCACTTTAAAGCGATTGCGGATGCCTCAGATTTGCCTATTATCATTTATAACATTCCAGGGCGTGTGGTTGTCGAATTGACTCCAGAAACCATGCTTCGTTTGGCTGACCATCCAAATATCATCGGTGTCAAAGAATGTACGAGCTTGGCTAATATGGCTTACTTGATTGAACACAAGCCAGAAGAATTTTTGATTTATACAGGTGAAGATGGGGATGCCTTCCATGCCATGAACCTTGGTGCGGATGGGGTTATTTCTGTTGCATCCCATACAAATGGGGATGAGATGCACGAGATGTTCACTGCTATTGCAGAAAGCGATATGAAGAAAGCAGCTGCTATTCAGCGCAAGTTCATTCCTAAGGTCAATGCGCTCTTCTCTTATCCAAGTCCTGCTCCTGTTAAAGCAGTACTTAACTACATGGGATTTGATGCTGGACCAACTCGTTTGCCATTAGTTCCAGCACCAGAAGAAGATGCCAAACGCATTATCAAGGTCGTTATTGACGGCGACTATGAGGCAACAAAGGCAACTGTAACAGGTGTCTTAAGACCAGATTACTAA